The following DNA comes from Curtobacterium sp. 9128.
GCACGTCGGGGCGCGGGGCGTCCGCCCAGCCGGGCGCGGCGGGGGCACCGAGCTGCCGCGTGCGCTTGCGGTAGTGCACCTGGATCCCGATCAGCACGGCGACGCCGATCGCGGAGACGATCGCGAGCCCGACGAGGTACAGCGTCGACGAGAGCCCCACGATCGACGCCGGTACCGCGCCGTTCTGCGCCACGGAGATCGGCGTGCCGGTGATGAGGAACGCGAGGAGGGTCGAGATCGTGGAGTTCGAGTCGTAGAGCCCGTGGAGCAGCGCGACGACGACGTAGGTGATGAGGATGCTCCAGGCCCAGCGGAACCGCGGCCGACCGTGCGCGGCACCGAACAGCACCGCCCCGAGGATCGCGGTCCAGAGCACGTGGCCGACCGGGGAGAGGATCGCGCGGAGGACCTCGGTCTGCAGCAGCGACACCAGGTCGATCCCCCGCGAGGTGATCGCGGCGTTGAAGGCGTACCCGGCGGACTCGAACGCGGCGAACCCGGCGCCGACGGTCGCGCCGAGCAGGGCTCCCTGCCGAGCCGTCTTCGGGCGGACGCGCCATCCGACGACCACGAGGAGCACGCCCTTGACGAACTCCTCCACGAAGCCGACCACGACGTAGACCAGCGCGTTCTGCTGCAGGTCCGACTCGAGCAGCGACGCTCCGAGGACCCCGAGGATGCCGCCGACGAAGAACGCCGTGACGAGCTGCATCGTGCTGACCGTGCCGGTGACCCGTTCGATGACGAAGAGGACCACGGTGAAGGGCACGAGGAAGCTGCCGAGCAGGATGATCGTCGGCACCAGGTTGGTGTTGCTCGTGTACACGGTGACGACGATCGTCACCGCCCAGAGCACGAAGCCGAGGAGCAGCGTCTTCCACCACCAACCACGGCGGTGGTGCGGGTGGGCAACGGGTTCGCTGGCCGTGGACATGGGACCATCGTGCATCGTCGGCCAGCGCCGTGCCCGGATCGGCGCCCGACCTGAGGAATGTCTCCGGCGCTCCGGACGTAGTGTCTGGGTATGAGCGATGAGACATTCGACCAGGTGACGATGTTCGGCGCGGACTGGTGCCGCGACTGCCGACGTTCGAAGGCGCTGCTCGACAAGCTCGGGGTGGAGTACACGTACGTGGACGTCGAGGCGGAGCCGTCGGGGGCGTCCCGCGCGGAGGCGATCAGCGGGCGCAAGAACATCCCCGTCGTGGTGCTGCCGAACGGCAAGCACTTCGTGGAGCCGTCCGACGCCGAGCTACAGGCCGAGCTCGAGGCGTCCGGCGCCGTCTGACCGGGGTCCTTCCCGCGAAAGCGACGGAATTCGCCCGGGATCCGCGGGCACAGTGTCGCTTTCGCGGTAGTGGCCTGCGCCCGTCCAACACGCGGACATCGGATGAATCGGGCATGATGAGCGCGTGATCATCGACGCTCACCAGCACCTCTGGGACCCCGCCGACCGTGCGTACCCCTGGATGGACGACTCCGTCGCGCCGATCCGACGCCGGTTCGACGCGTCGGACCTCCACGCGGTCGCGGCTCCGGCGGGCGTCACGGCGACGATCGTCGTGCAGGCCGTGCACGACCCGGGCGAGACCGCGTGGCTCCTCGCACAGCCGGAGCCCGTCGCCGGCGTCGTGGGATGGGTCGACCTGACCGCGCCGGACGTGGCAGATCGACTCGCGACGCTCCGCACGGCCACAGCGGGGGCGCAGCAGCGCGGGCCGCGCCCGCCGCTCGTCGGCATCCGACACCAGGCC
Coding sequences within:
- a CDS encoding PrsW family glutamic-type intramembrane protease produces the protein MSTASEPVAHPHHRRGWWWKTLLLGFVLWAVTIVVTVYTSNTNLVPTIILLGSFLVPFTVVLFVIERVTGTVSTMQLVTAFFVGGILGVLGASLLESDLQQNALVYVVVGFVEEFVKGVLLVVVGWRVRPKTARQGALLGATVGAGFAAFESAGYAFNAAITSRGIDLVSLLQTEVLRAILSPVGHVLWTAILGAVLFGAAHGRPRFRWAWSILITYVVVALLHGLYDSNSTISTLLAFLITGTPISVAQNGAVPASIVGLSSTLYLVGLAIVSAIGVAVLIGIQVHYRKRTRQLGAPAAPGWADAPRPDVLR
- a CDS encoding glutaredoxin domain-containing protein — translated: MSDETFDQVTMFGADWCRDCRRSKALLDKLGVEYTYVDVEAEPSGASRAEAISGRKNIPVVVLPNGKHFVEPSDAELQAELEASGAV